The sequence CACGCGCGCTTAGCCGGCCCGGGACATCTCCGCAACTGCCGGAAACGCCCCCGAGGCCGCTGGGAGCTCGATGACCCGTGATAGAGAGGCACGTGTGACCGCTTCTCCTGTCACACGATGCAGAAACGTCCTGAGCCTCTCCAGAAACAGCTGCTCTTCGGCGCTCGTCCGGACGAACGGCCCACACCCCCCCATGAGCGCAGACGAATGGAACACGAGATTCAGGACCTCATAGCCCTGATGCCTCATCTGCCGTACAAGCTGCAGCATCCTCGAGGGAGTTTCCATCTCCGGCGAGAGCCATACCTTTCGCAAGACGTGCAATCGCGAAAGCAGCCCGCCGAGCTTGAACCTGCGAAACGGCTCCAACCTGAGTCGTTGCGCCATGTTCGCACAGGCCCGAAAGTCCCCATGGAGATAGCCGATGCTCACGGGAACTTCAGCAAGCGCGCCTCTCGAACCAGGCTCGCTGAACGGCTCCTGCGGGAAGGTATACAGACAAGGCGAGACGTGCGAGAAATCGGGACCGGACTCCTTCGTCCACGAGGTATACGGCGTGACGGAGGTGTCGACACGATACCCGAGCCTGGCGATCTGCTTCGCCACGCGCGCGTCGAACCCCCAACGCCCGCTTCGAAAGGCAATGGGCGCCATGTCGAACGTCTCCTCAATGGCTTCGTGTAAACATCGCAGCTTTTCAAACTGCAGGGCCGGCGGCAAGTTGCTGAGCATACTATTGAACGTCGTCAAACTCTCCCCATGCGGCGGCGTAGTCCACGGATGGCAATGCGCCCCGATCTCACATTCGCCGGCGTCCAACAGGCCCCGCAGGATGGCCGCCGCGCGCGCATCCCTGACGACGGGGTAGGTGAGGAGGTAGGTCGGCACAATACCGAACTCGCCGAACAACCTCTGCAGAATGGGCAGGCGGTACACGTTGTTGACCGTCGCATGAGAAGGCGGCGTGATACCCCACTGATCTTCTTCAACGTCGACCGTCACCACCAACTTCATAGGTGCGCATCCCTGCATGTCCCACGACCCGCTATCTGACCAGTACCTTGATTGCCTGCTTGGCACCCTCACACAGCTTGAGGGCTGCGGCACGCACATGCCGATTGTAGTACCGCACGGTCACCAGTCTTCGCCGATCGGTGGACCATTCCAATTTGTACGGTTGTGCTCCCTGCAACAGATCGACGGTGGTCATCCCCTCGCGGATTGCCGCCTCAATACGGTGATGGAGCAGGAGCAGACCAGGGCTCGCCTTGGGCATGGCTAGCGGATCGAAACCGGGCAAGTAGAAGGAATAACAGCCCTCGTAGACGAAGCCGTAGATTGCCGCGATCGGCCGTCCATCCAGCTTGAGCAGATCGAGGCTGACACGGCCCCGTTCGCTCAGCACCTGCACTACCTCCCGGTGAAATTGTCGGGCGCGGTCATCGGCAAACACCCCTCCGTTCGCGTGCAGGCTCCACCGCTTCTGATGGAGAGCCACCAACGATCCAAACGCCGCATCAACCTCGGCAGGACTCGTGGCACGTGCGTATTCCATGCGTCCGGCCCGTTGAAGGCATGTGGTCTTTCGTTGCACGGTATACCGTTTGTTTCGTCCCAGGCCGGTGCGATAGGTATCGACGTCGCCCGGCAGCCGAATCACCGGGCAGCAGCTCGTCCCCACCACCGCTCCGACCTTCCCTGCTTCGTCGTACAACTCG is a genomic window of Fimbriimonadaceae bacterium containing:
- a CDS encoding polysaccharide deacetylase family protein, which translates into the protein MKLVVTVDVEEDQWGITPPSHATVNNVYRLPILQRLFGEFGIVPTYLLTYPVVRDARAAAILRGLLDAGECEIGAHCHPWTTPPHGESLTTFNSMLSNLPPALQFEKLRCLHEAIEETFDMAPIAFRSGRWGFDARVAKQIARLGYRVDTSVTPYTSWTKESGPDFSHVSPCLYTFPQEPFSEPGSRGALAEVPVSIGYLHGDFRACANMAQRLRLEPFRRFKLGGLLSRLHVLRKVWLSPEMETPSRMLQLVRQMRHQGYEVLNLVFHSSALMGGCGPFVRTSAEEQLFLERLRTFLHRVTGEAVTRASLSRVIELPAASGAFPAVAEMSRAG
- a CDS encoding GNAT family N-acetyltransferase codes for the protein MKANAPLTIRTVTTLDEFKGLAGDWEQLLRTVPGHSLFLTWEWLYYWSTHYLRDHRLRVLLAFDEHERLVGIAPFYLRIGRDLGLIPMRELRFLGSEAVCSAYLDIIAGERDKRAVCRSLYRYLFNDARNDWDILTLSAMPAESSTIDEWNELYDEAGKVGAVVGTSCCPVIRLPGDVDTYRTGLGRNKRYTVQRKTTCLQRAGRMEYARATSPAEVDAAFGSLVALHQKRWSLHANGGVFADDRARQFHREVVQVLSERGRVSLDLLKLDGRPIAAIYGFVYEGCYSFYLPGFDPLAMPKASPGLLLLHHRIEAAIREGMTTVDLLQGAQPYKLEWSTDRRRLVTVRYYNRHVRAAALKLCEGAKQAIKVLVR